The Candidatus Paceibacterota bacterium sequence CCTGCCCCTGCCAAGTAGATCAGATCAGTTAATCGGCGTTGGCTCGAAAAGAGTTTTCTTTTGTGCCTGACTGCTTAAGATTGGCCGCTGCCGATAAACAAGCATGTACAACCTATGAGCAATACTATCAACAATCTGAAAGAAGCATTCGCGGGCGAAAGCCAGGCCAGTCAAAAATATCTGGCCTTCGCGAAGCGGGCCGAGAAAGAGGGCTTTCGGAACATCGCAACGCTGTTCCGAACCGCCGCGCAAGCCGAGCGCATTCATGCCGAGGGACATCTCGGCGCGTTGGACGGCATTGGAACCACTGCCCAGAACCTTCAAGCGGCCATTGACAACGAGACGTATGAGTACACCAAGATGTACCCGCCGATGCTCACGCAGGCGCAAGCGGATGGGCACAAAGCCAAACGCATGTTTGATTACGCGGCCAAGGCGGAAGCGGTCCACGCGCAGCTATACCAAACCGCTTTGGCAGCAGTGCGGGAAGGCAAGGATCTGCCCGAGATAAAGATCTATCTCTGTCCCGTGTGCGGCCACATCGAATTTGGGACGCCCCCTGAAGCATGCCCGATCTGCGGCGTGAAAGGATCAAGCTACATCCAGGTGCAATCTTAAGACTTGGCCTTCGGTCCGGTGCCCGGGGGCACCCGGCGCGCGCGTTTGCTCTTGAGCGCGAGCAGGCTGGAAGCGGTGAGGAACTCCCGGCGTGATAAGGTGGGAATTGAGGGCGAGGCGGACCGCACCAAGCCCAAGGCAAAATGCGCTAGCCGAGTGAAGTATGCCTCACTGGGGCATACGCCGCAATAGCATGGACATCTCGGCAAAGCGTCCACGCTTGGGTTGTCTTCACAACCACTCTTTCAGCTTCTCCTGATACTTGTTGTAGATGAAGCCCAGGACGAGCAGGACGATACCCAGCGCCATGAAACTCAGGATGCGATAGAGAGTCTCCAGTTTCCAGACATCGAAGATCACCACGCGGCCCAGGGCGCAGGCTAACACGCCCAGTCCCATCCAGCGATACATCCGCTCCCTTAGCACGATGCCGACTGTGAAGAATCCCAGCGCCAACAAAGACCAGCCGGCGGTGAGATAGAAGCCGCCGGGCTGTTGCTCCAGCACCCAGAGCGAGAGGAATCGCCACAGGCTCAGTCCGCCGACCAAGATGGCCGTCGTGTGAATTTCCGGAGGGAGCGGGTAGCGGTCAGGCAAACGCCGGGCCAGTTGACGCTGGGCCAGCAGGATGATAATGGCCAGCAGGTTTGGCCAATAGATCCGGGGTGCCTCGATCAGCGGCAGCCAGAACAACCCCAGAGCAACTGCCGTGTATGGGACGCTGAAGAGTAAAGCCTCCCGGTTTCGCTGCCAGCCTGCCCACAGGAAAATACACAGTCCGAGCAGCGCCAGCAGCCAAATCCGCTCGCGGGAGGGAATATAGGCGCTGACCCACCACATGGACATCGCCAGCGCGACCCAGCGATAGACCAGCGCGATTTGCAGCAAGGGCTGGCTGACCCGCCCGGCAGGGTCGGGTTTGCGTGCGAACCAGTTTGTGGTTCCATACGAAAGCAGGCCCAGCGCGGCAATTGGCAGGAGCGCCAGAGCCCAGGCAGGCTTCGCCTCGCTCAGCTGAAGCGCAAATTGGACGC is a genomic window containing:
- a CDS encoding rubrerythrin family protein; this encodes MSNTINNLKEAFAGESQASQKYLAFAKRAEKEGFRNIATLFRTAAQAERIHAEGHLGALDGIGTTAQNLQAAIDNETYEYTKMYPPMLTQAQADGHKAKRMFDYAAKAEAVHAQLYQTALAAVREGKDLPEIKIYLCPVCGHIEFGTPPEACPICGVKGSSYIQVQS